The following are encoded in a window of Nocardioides houyundeii genomic DNA:
- a CDS encoding type II secretion system F family protein, with the protein MTIFLLLGVLMVASAIALAAMATRDASKEQSGLSRSIAALEAMGDMPKELTAEFDRPFSERVLAPLQARALAIGRRLSGSDSTERIYRKLELAGNPPGWTVDRVVAMKVIGAAAGLVLFFLFSFMLGFALTTRIGFIAVGTVVGYYGANMFLYQKAYDRQNLLQRELPDAIDLLTISVESGLAFDAAVQQVARNTTGPLSEEFSRVLREMQIGTGRADALRGLAERTNLDDLRSFVSALVQADAFGIPIAQVLRVQSAEMRTKRRQRAEEKAQQVPVKMTVPLIFCILPTLFIAVMGPAAITIMDSLG; encoded by the coding sequence ATGACGATCTTTCTGCTGCTCGGCGTGCTGATGGTGGCTTCGGCCATCGCGCTGGCCGCCATGGCCACCAGGGACGCCTCCAAGGAGCAGAGCGGCCTCAGCCGCTCGATCGCTGCCCTCGAGGCCATGGGCGACATGCCGAAGGAGCTGACGGCCGAGTTCGACCGTCCGTTCTCCGAGCGGGTGCTGGCGCCCCTGCAGGCCCGCGCCCTGGCGATCGGCCGTCGTCTCAGCGGCTCCGACAGCACCGAGCGCATCTACCGCAAGCTCGAGCTGGCGGGCAACCCGCCCGGCTGGACCGTGGACCGGGTCGTGGCCATGAAGGTGATCGGAGCCGCCGCCGGTCTGGTGCTGTTCTTCCTGTTCTCCTTCATGCTCGGCTTCGCGCTCACCACCCGCATCGGCTTCATCGCCGTGGGCACCGTGGTGGGCTACTACGGCGCCAACATGTTCCTGTACCAGAAGGCCTACGACCGGCAGAACCTGCTGCAGCGGGAGCTCCCCGACGCCATCGACCTGCTCACCATCAGCGTGGAGTCCGGCCTGGCCTTCGACGCGGCGGTCCAGCAGGTGGCACGCAACACCACCGGTCCGCTCTCCGAGGAGTTCTCGCGGGTGCTGCGCGAGATGCAGATCGGCACTGGCCGTGCCGATGCCCTGCGCGGCCTGGCGGAACGGACCAACCTGGACGACCTGCGCAGCTTCGTGAGCGCACTGGTCCAGGCCGATGCCTTCGGTATCCCGATCGCCCAGGTGCTCCGGGTGCAGTCCGCGGAGATGCGCACGAAGCGCCGCCAGCGCGCGGAGGAGAAGGCGCAGCAGGTCCCGGTCAAGATGACGGTGCCGCTCATCTTCTGCATCCTGCCCACCCTGTTCATCGCCGTCATGGGGCCAGCCGCGATCACCATCATGGACAGCCTCGGCTGA